In a single window of the Scophthalmus maximus strain ysfricsl-2021 chromosome 18, ASM2237912v1, whole genome shotgun sequence genome:
- the nhsl1b gene encoding NHS-like protein 1 isoform X1, with product MPFHQRSIEPRRVSRLSARDGRTHGGEAGGRKPRRAVLFSAADEVSCHTLTSIIHQLSDLSRHASDIFLGIEMEAAAVFRRSRRIQGRLQSLQDEVLQLDPKKVQIPVSNLDEESKWTVHYTAPWHQQENVFLPGSRPPCVEDLHRQAKVNLKTALRECDKLRKDGFRSSQYYSQGPTFSDPSQSTGSLQDEEEEDETDKKSTASSVEDDKSQVSMRPQTPQGGGEGREGSEVDGQVIWNKGAPLPTPEEKMRQAAKAVPTDIVAINVTGAVFDRQATIRRSLINTDTVSRRPKKVKRRKTISGLPENFNLELAAKGRGGELRPHSMFIPGQYSTLGRVGSVNSMLRRSETRDSGCQTEEIKVVPPSMRRIRAQRGQGIAAQMAGISTSSSTGSISISSSDSSGILMLPNQFNGDLSRFHSLPRQGARVSLSADPIYSSTPIKSEGQTTPQRQIGKLQVDDTVVHMRNAPRTGTLTRPKSQEVRGTQSSEWGGGPACVVSPHAAYSTSVIPNATLLSSTEVIALNTSSPLSHSPASVYATARPLSLAPSSNAGLLLSSPTTFTHSSTFPALATSTLSHTPQGGGLVVSAPASESGHSDSSMHSHSTLAPTPPSCLPEEQWIYDTPENVVLPHRTLTSSCSTPINQLYSSLDLSSRTTTDSSSVYSQDNDGYFTSMHLDSGLRSRSHGSGHGAAAGRATRHSMYECREMANQEDSGSLYSDRSLSRSISLRKAKKPPLPPARTDSLRRKPGAKKPLGAVSAISGANEPNGGMLNETLIASLQQSLQMGLRGGKGKGASPSSPSHSPSSDYDDPWVLRPRSHSSISAGSSAASLAANANCGGVSNVYSLCHVTPAHSDTSSLRSDYADSWGYYMDYPRNHGDQRAQTPPATDNMPAGAHRGELQDGGEIHSNSQAPGAPGKERGVAVKPKTSASSPDRVHRLTSPSSGYSSQSNTPTAGTPVPSLVRSMSPSGRPKPKVPERKSSLLSSVSMSSSSTSLSSNTSDSLKSSGPSPLPLSSSAPNTPLSPPPPFPAPLPPSATAGSTTPPPAPPLPTTPRGTSLTPLPACSTSPEFPPPPSPETLIHPSLSYNGSFSPPPPPPPMPSCGPPPPPPLPTFVPPSSYPSLVKAVKDAAKPATPDSPKPLITPFALQSVQLRSIKRPEKDINGKSDHVTAQETWADLPRSLQSQKLERSHSQLHSTVLPVFNSSPEEDFRNSSPSPVSKLLEELSFDCSDTDETPDSAVSNGKAADQSYTLSSGKDYDEEQESLPSPPQMSRSSPVKQKPPAVSKKPKLSFLPPFSTKLIDEQVPAQTITSLSQTEDQVDALQGQTKKEEREEESQQQEEISEPLAGSSEASTEIQDESRISTPVCQETSLDNGPCSNGEAYDEEDEDGDGTSSTTGSISSKEDDAGEVFDSRTAESSPAPSANGASEQNMVTPSPTRPRTTEDLFAAIHREGMQRVGASFLERSKRKILGRKESDEDKSRAGSQPQSPPATPTATSPGAASSLARQSGSIQRNLRKSATSSDTFKALLLKKGSRSETSFRMSATEMLRSTDPRFQRTRSESELDSPAASPSPPTTPHSPCASPGRSKRATDEWSRYEALALSSPTSPSFSMSGFRYGRSRTPPSAASSKYNARCRILSSPMTVICEREGELAESEYGDTAETLSGAAIHARPLLKGSNGTLSGESSS from the exons cGGTGTCTAACCTTGATGAGGAGAGCAAGTGGACGGTTCATTACACAGCCCCGTGGCACCAGCAGGAGAACGTCTTCCTACCAGGCAGCAGGCCGCCCTGCGTAGAAGACCTCCACCGCCAAGCCAAAGTTAACCTCAAGACTGCCCTGCGAG AATGTGACAAGTTGAGGAAAGACGGTTTCCGGAGCTCCCAGTACTACTCACAGGGTCCCACCTTTTCTGACCCGAGTCAGTCCACAGGCAGCctgcaggatgaggaggaggaggacgaaacTGACAAGAAG TCCACAGCTTCATCAGTGGAGGATGACAAATCCCAGGTCTCCATGAGGCCTCAGACCCCACAGGGAGGGGGCGAAGGAAGGGAGGGGTCTGAGGTTGACGGACAGGTGATATGGAACAAAGGCGCACCCCTCCCCACCCCGGAGGAAAAGATGAGGCAGGCAGCCAAGGCCGTGCCTACAGACATAGTTGCCATCAATGTCACAG GGGCAGTGTTTGACCGACAGGCGACTATCCGGCGCTCCCTCATTAACACTGACACCGTGTCCCGTCGGCCCAAGAAGGTCAAACGCAGAAAGACTATATCAGGGCTGCCTGAAAACTTCAACCTGGAGCTAG CAGCAAAAGGACGTGGCGGAGAGCTCCGACCTCATTCCATGTTCATTCCGGGACAGTACTCCACTTTGGGCCGTGTGGGGAGCGTCAACTCAATGCTCCGACGttcagagaccagagactcagGCTGCCAGACAGAAGAAATAAAGGTTGTACCCCCATCCATGAGAAGAATTCGGGCACAGAGAGGACAGGGAATCGCGGCTCAGATGGCCGGCATTTCTACTTCCTCCTCAACCGGAAGTATATCTATCTCCAGCAGTGACAGCTCTGGGATCTTGATGCTGCCCAATCAGTTTAACGGAGACCTTTCCCGTTTCCACAGTCTGCCTCGACAGGGCGCCAGGGTGTCCCTCAGCGCTGATCCTATCTATAGCAGCACCCCCATCAAGTCAGAGGGGCAAACAACGCCCCAGAGGCAGATTGGAAAGCTTCAGGTTGATGATACAGTGGTGCACATGAGAAACGCCCCAAGGACAGGAACCCTGACCAGGCCCAAGTCCCAGGAAGTGAGGGGGACACAGTCCAGTGAGTGGGGTGGTGGTCCAGCTTGTGTGGTGTCGCCACATGCTGCCTATTCCACCTCAGTCATCCCCAATGCCACCCTGTTGAGCTCCACTGAGGTCATAGCCCTCAACACCTCCAGTCCCCTCTCCCACTCCCCAGCCTCAGTTTATGCCACAGCCCGGCCGCTCAGTCTGGCTCCTTCCTCCAACGCTGGTCTTCTGCTCTCCAGTCCGACAACCTTCACCCACAGCTCCACCTTCCCAGCGTTGGCCACATCTACCCTGTCTCATACACCACAGGGGGGCGGTCTGGTCGTCTCAGCGCCCGCTAGTGAGTCGGGGCACTCGGACAGTAGCATGCACAGCCACAGCACCTTGGCCCCCACACCTCCATCCTGTCTGCCGGAGGAGCAGTGGATCTACGACACACCAGAAAACGTGGTGCTCCCTCATCGCACGCtgacctccagctgctccactCCCATCAACCAGCTGTATAGCAGCCTGGACCTGTCCTCCAGGACCACTACTGATTCCAGCTCCGTTTACTCCCAGGACAATGACGGCTACTTCACCTCCATGCACCTGGACTCTGGCCTGCGCTCTCGCAGCCACGGCAGCGGGCACGGGGCAGCAGCTGGACGGGCCACCAGACACAGCATGTACGAGTGCCGTGAGATGGCCAATCAGGAAGACTCTGGAAGCTTGTACAGTGACCGCTCTCTATCGCGCAGCATCTCCCTCCGCAAGGCCAAGAAGCCTCCGCTGCCCCCGGCCCGTACAGACTCTCTGAGACGAAAGCCTGGTGCGAAAAAGCCGCTCGGAGCCGTCAGTGCCATCAGTGGTGCTAACGAACCGAACGGCGGCATGTTGAACGAGACTCTGATTGCCAGTTTGCAGCAGAGCCTACAGATGGGGCTGAggggagggaaaggaaagggCGCATCACCGTCGTCACCCTCTCACAGCCCAAGCAGCGACTACGATGACCCCTGGGTTCTGCGGCCGCGCAGTCACAGCAGCATCAGTGCAGGCAGCTCTGCAGCATCACTCGCAGCTAATGCAAACTGTGGCGGTGTGTCCAACGTCTACTCCCTTTGCCACGTGACGCCCGCTCACAGCGACACCAGCAGCTTGCGTTCGGACTATGCAGATTCCTGGGGTTATTACATGGACTATCCTCGTAACCATGGAGACCAGAGGGCGCAGACCCCTCCAGCCACAGATAACATGCCAGCTGGGGCTCACAGGGGTGAACTGCAGGACGGAGGTGAGATTCACAGCAACAGCCAGGCGCCTGGGGCTCCAGGGAAGGAGCGAGGGGTGGCTGTGAAGCCCAAAACGTCAGCCTCCTCTCCGGATAGGGTGCACAGACTGACCTCCCCGTCTAGCGGCTACTCCAGCCAGTCCAACACGCCCACGGCTGGAACCCCGGTGCCGTCATTAGTCAGGTCCATGTCTCCCTCTGGCCGGCCAAAGCCAAAAGTGCCCGAGAGGAagtcatctctcctctcctctgtatccatgtcctcctcttccacctccctctcctccaacACCTCGGACTCACTGAAGAGCTCAGGTCCTTCACCCctacccctctcctcctcagctcccaACACCCCTCTCAGCCCACCTCCACCCTTCCCAGCCCCTCTTCCACCAAGTGCGACCGCAGGTTCCACCAcccctccaccagctcccccGTTACCAACCACTCCACGGGGAACCTCTCTGACCCCGCTCCCTGCTTGTTCCACCTCCCCAGaatttccccctcctccatcccctgAAACACTAATCCACCCCAGTTTGTCCTACAATGGGAGCTTCAgtcctcccccgcctcctcctccgatgCCCTCCTGTGgaccccctccacctcctccactgccTACTTTTGTTCCACCTTCCTCCTACCCATCCCTCGTGAAGGCAGTGAAGGATGCTGCTAAACCAGCTACTCCCGACAGCCCTAAGCCTCTGATTACCCCGTTTGCACTTCAGAGTGTTCAGCTACGGTCAATCAAGAGGCCAGAGAAGGATATTAATGGCAAATCAGACCACGTCACAGCTCAGGAAACATGGGCGGACCTCCCTCGGAGTCTACAGTCCCAGAAGCTGGAGAGATCTCACTCCCAGCTGCATTCTACTGTGTTACCCGTGTTTAACAGCTCCCCAGAAGAAGATTTCCGCAATTCCTCACCATCGCCTGTGTCAAAGCTCTTAGAAGAGTTGTCATTTGACTGCAGCGACACAGATGAGACACCAGACAGTGCCGTCTCAAACGGGAAAGCTGCGGATCAGAGTTACACTCTTTCAAGCGGAAAAGATTATGATGAAGAGCAGGAATCACTGCCAAGTCCCCCACAGATGTCCCGGAGCTCCCCCGTCAAACAGAAGCCCCCAGCTGTCTCCAAGAAACCCAAACTCTCTTTTCTCCCACCATTTAGCACCAAACTAATCGACGAACAGGTTCCAGCTCAGACTATAACCAGCCTGTCCCAAACAGAAGACCAAGTGGATGCTCTGCAGggacagacaaagaaagaggagagagaggaggagagccagcAACAGGAGGAGATTTCAGAGCCATTAGCTGGGAGCAGTGAAGCATCCACTGAAATCCAGGACGAGTCCAGAATCTCTACTCCTGTCTGCCAGGAGACGAGTCTGGACAACGGACCGTGTAGCAATGGAGAGGCCTACgatgaggaagacgaggacggtGATGGAACGAGCAGCACGACTGGATCCATCAGCTCCAAGGAGGACGACGCAG GTGAAGTGTTCGACTCCAGGACGGCTGAATCGTCTCCGGCCCCGTCAGCCAACGGGGCGTCCGAGCAGAACATGGTGACCCCCTCTCCCACGCGGCCCAGAACCACCGAGGACCTCTTTGCCGCCATTCACAG AGAGGGCATGCAGCGGGTGGGTGCGTCCTTTCTAGAGAG GTCAAAGCGCAAGATCCTGGGTCGCAAGGAGTCTGACGAGGACAAGTCCCGAGCTGGGAGCCAGCCACAGTCTCCGCCCGCCACCCCTACGGCCACGTCCCCGGGGGCGGCGTCCTCTCTGGCGCGGCAGTCGGGCTCCATCCAACGCAACCTCCGCAAGTCGGCCACCAGCAGCGACACCTTCAAGGCCCTTCTCCTCAAGAAGGGCAGCCGCTCGGAGACCAGCTTCAGGATGTCCGCTACCGAGATGCTCCGCTCCACCGACCCTCGCTTCCAGCGAACGCGGTCCGAGTCGGAGTTGGACTCCCCCGCTGCTTCGCCCTCCCCGCCGACCACCCCGCACAGCCCCTGCGCCTCCCCCGGCCGCAGTAAACGGGCGACAGACGAGTGGAGCCGCTACGAGGCCTTGGCTCTGTCCTCGCCGACTTCGCCGTCCTTTTCAATGAGCGGGTTTAGGTACGGGCGCTCTCGCACGCCGCCCTCGGCCGCCAGCAGCAAGTACAATGCGCGCTGCCGAATCCTCAGCAGCCCAATGACAGTAATCTGCGAACGTGAGGGGGAGTTGGCCGAGAGCGAATACGGGGACACTGCAGAAACTCTGTCTGGAGCCGCCATCCACGCTCGCCCCTTGCTCAAAGGCTCCAACGGCACTTTATCTGGAGAGAGCAGCAGTTAG
- the nhsl1b gene encoding NHS-like protein 1 isoform X7 has product MEAAAVFRRSRRIQGRLQSLQDEVLQLDPKKVQIPVSNLDEESKWTVHYTAPWHQQENVFLPGSRPPCVEDLHRQAKVNLKTALRECDKLRKDGFRSSQYYSQGPTFSDPSQSTGSLQDEEEEDETDKKSTASSVEDDKSQVSMRPQTPQGGGEGREGSEVDGQVIWNKGAPLPTPEEKMRQAAKAVPTDIVAINVTGAVFDRQATIRRSLINTDTVSRRPKKVKRRKTISGLPENFNLELAAKGRGGELRPHSMFIPGQYSTLGRVGSVNSMLRRSETRDSGCQTEEIKVVPPSMRRIRAQRGQGIAAQMAGISTSSSTGSISISSSDSSGILMLPNQFNGDLSRFHSLPRQGARVSLSADPIYSSTPIKSEGQTTPQRQIGKLQVDDTVVHMRNAPRTGTLTRPKSQEVRGTQSSEWGGGPACVVSPHAAYSTSVIPNATLLSSTEVIALNTSSPLSHSPASVYATARPLSLAPSSNAGLLLSSPTTFTHSSTFPALATSTLSHTPQGGGLVVSAPASESGHSDSSMHSHSTLAPTPPSCLPEEQWIYDTPENVVLPHRTLTSSCSTPINQLYSSLDLSSRTTTDSSSVYSQDNDGYFTSMHLDSGLRSRSHGSGHGAAAGRATRHSMYECREMANQEDSGSLYSDRSLSRSISLRKAKKPPLPPARTDSLRRKPGAKKPLGAVSAISGANEPNGGMLNETLIASLQQSLQMGLRGGKGKGASPSSPSHSPSSDYDDPWVLRPRSHSSISAGSSAASLAANANCGGVSNVYSLCHVTPAHSDTSSLRSDYADSWGYYMDYPRNHGDQRAQTPPATDNMPAGAHRGELQDGGEIHSNSQAPGAPGKERGVAVKPKTSASSPDRVHRLTSPSSGYSSQSNTPTAGTPVPSLVRSMSPSGRPKPKVPERKSSLLSSVSMSSSSTSLSSNTSDSLKSSGPSPLPLSSSAPNTPLSPPPPFPAPLPPSATAGSTTPPPAPPLPTTPRGTSLTPLPACSTSPEFPPPPSPETLIHPSLSYNGSFSPPPPPPPMPSCGPPPPPPLPTFVPPSSYPSLVKAVKDAAKPATPDSPKPLITPFALQSVQLRSIKRPEKDINGKSDHVTAQETWADLPRSLQSQKLERSHSQLHSTVLPVFNSSPEEDFRNSSPSPVSKLLEELSFDCSDTDETPDSAVSNGKAADQSYTLSSGKDYDEEQESLPSPPQMSRSSPVKQKPPAVSKKPKLSFLPPFSTKLIDEQVPAQTITSLSQTEDQVDALQGQTKKEEREEESQQQEEISEPLAGSSEASTEIQDESRISTPVCQETSLDNGPCSNGEAYDEEDEDGDGTSSTTGSISSKEDDAGEVFDSRTAESSPAPSANGASEQNMVTPSPTRPRTTEDLFAAIHREGMQRVGASFLERSKRKILGRKESDEDKSRAGSQPQSPPATPTATSPGAASSLARQSGSIQRNLRKSATSSDTFKALLLKKGSRSETSFRMSATEMLRSTDPRFQRTRSESELDSPAASPSPPTTPHSPCASPGRSKRATDEWSRYEALALSSPTSPSFSMSGFRYGRSRTPPSAASSKYNARCRILSSPMTVICEREGELAESEYGDTAETLSGAAIHARPLLKGSNGTLSGESSS; this is encoded by the exons cGGTGTCTAACCTTGATGAGGAGAGCAAGTGGACGGTTCATTACACAGCCCCGTGGCACCAGCAGGAGAACGTCTTCCTACCAGGCAGCAGGCCGCCCTGCGTAGAAGACCTCCACCGCCAAGCCAAAGTTAACCTCAAGACTGCCCTGCGAG AATGTGACAAGTTGAGGAAAGACGGTTTCCGGAGCTCCCAGTACTACTCACAGGGTCCCACCTTTTCTGACCCGAGTCAGTCCACAGGCAGCctgcaggatgaggaggaggaggacgaaacTGACAAGAAG TCCACAGCTTCATCAGTGGAGGATGACAAATCCCAGGTCTCCATGAGGCCTCAGACCCCACAGGGAGGGGGCGAAGGAAGGGAGGGGTCTGAGGTTGACGGACAGGTGATATGGAACAAAGGCGCACCCCTCCCCACCCCGGAGGAAAAGATGAGGCAGGCAGCCAAGGCCGTGCCTACAGACATAGTTGCCATCAATGTCACAG GGGCAGTGTTTGACCGACAGGCGACTATCCGGCGCTCCCTCATTAACACTGACACCGTGTCCCGTCGGCCCAAGAAGGTCAAACGCAGAAAGACTATATCAGGGCTGCCTGAAAACTTCAACCTGGAGCTAG CAGCAAAAGGACGTGGCGGAGAGCTCCGACCTCATTCCATGTTCATTCCGGGACAGTACTCCACTTTGGGCCGTGTGGGGAGCGTCAACTCAATGCTCCGACGttcagagaccagagactcagGCTGCCAGACAGAAGAAATAAAGGTTGTACCCCCATCCATGAGAAGAATTCGGGCACAGAGAGGACAGGGAATCGCGGCTCAGATGGCCGGCATTTCTACTTCCTCCTCAACCGGAAGTATATCTATCTCCAGCAGTGACAGCTCTGGGATCTTGATGCTGCCCAATCAGTTTAACGGAGACCTTTCCCGTTTCCACAGTCTGCCTCGACAGGGCGCCAGGGTGTCCCTCAGCGCTGATCCTATCTATAGCAGCACCCCCATCAAGTCAGAGGGGCAAACAACGCCCCAGAGGCAGATTGGAAAGCTTCAGGTTGATGATACAGTGGTGCACATGAGAAACGCCCCAAGGACAGGAACCCTGACCAGGCCCAAGTCCCAGGAAGTGAGGGGGACACAGTCCAGTGAGTGGGGTGGTGGTCCAGCTTGTGTGGTGTCGCCACATGCTGCCTATTCCACCTCAGTCATCCCCAATGCCACCCTGTTGAGCTCCACTGAGGTCATAGCCCTCAACACCTCCAGTCCCCTCTCCCACTCCCCAGCCTCAGTTTATGCCACAGCCCGGCCGCTCAGTCTGGCTCCTTCCTCCAACGCTGGTCTTCTGCTCTCCAGTCCGACAACCTTCACCCACAGCTCCACCTTCCCAGCGTTGGCCACATCTACCCTGTCTCATACACCACAGGGGGGCGGTCTGGTCGTCTCAGCGCCCGCTAGTGAGTCGGGGCACTCGGACAGTAGCATGCACAGCCACAGCACCTTGGCCCCCACACCTCCATCCTGTCTGCCGGAGGAGCAGTGGATCTACGACACACCAGAAAACGTGGTGCTCCCTCATCGCACGCtgacctccagctgctccactCCCATCAACCAGCTGTATAGCAGCCTGGACCTGTCCTCCAGGACCACTACTGATTCCAGCTCCGTTTACTCCCAGGACAATGACGGCTACTTCACCTCCATGCACCTGGACTCTGGCCTGCGCTCTCGCAGCCACGGCAGCGGGCACGGGGCAGCAGCTGGACGGGCCACCAGACACAGCATGTACGAGTGCCGTGAGATGGCCAATCAGGAAGACTCTGGAAGCTTGTACAGTGACCGCTCTCTATCGCGCAGCATCTCCCTCCGCAAGGCCAAGAAGCCTCCGCTGCCCCCGGCCCGTACAGACTCTCTGAGACGAAAGCCTGGTGCGAAAAAGCCGCTCGGAGCCGTCAGTGCCATCAGTGGTGCTAACGAACCGAACGGCGGCATGTTGAACGAGACTCTGATTGCCAGTTTGCAGCAGAGCCTACAGATGGGGCTGAggggagggaaaggaaagggCGCATCACCGTCGTCACCCTCTCACAGCCCAAGCAGCGACTACGATGACCCCTGGGTTCTGCGGCCGCGCAGTCACAGCAGCATCAGTGCAGGCAGCTCTGCAGCATCACTCGCAGCTAATGCAAACTGTGGCGGTGTGTCCAACGTCTACTCCCTTTGCCACGTGACGCCCGCTCACAGCGACACCAGCAGCTTGCGTTCGGACTATGCAGATTCCTGGGGTTATTACATGGACTATCCTCGTAACCATGGAGACCAGAGGGCGCAGACCCCTCCAGCCACAGATAACATGCCAGCTGGGGCTCACAGGGGTGAACTGCAGGACGGAGGTGAGATTCACAGCAACAGCCAGGCGCCTGGGGCTCCAGGGAAGGAGCGAGGGGTGGCTGTGAAGCCCAAAACGTCAGCCTCCTCTCCGGATAGGGTGCACAGACTGACCTCCCCGTCTAGCGGCTACTCCAGCCAGTCCAACACGCCCACGGCTGGAACCCCGGTGCCGTCATTAGTCAGGTCCATGTCTCCCTCTGGCCGGCCAAAGCCAAAAGTGCCCGAGAGGAagtcatctctcctctcctctgtatccatgtcctcctcttccacctccctctcctccaacACCTCGGACTCACTGAAGAGCTCAGGTCCTTCACCCctacccctctcctcctcagctcccaACACCCCTCTCAGCCCACCTCCACCCTTCCCAGCCCCTCTTCCACCAAGTGCGACCGCAGGTTCCACCAcccctccaccagctcccccGTTACCAACCACTCCACGGGGAACCTCTCTGACCCCGCTCCCTGCTTGTTCCACCTCCCCAGaatttccccctcctccatcccctgAAACACTAATCCACCCCAGTTTGTCCTACAATGGGAGCTTCAgtcctcccccgcctcctcctccgatgCCCTCCTGTGgaccccctccacctcctccactgccTACTTTTGTTCCACCTTCCTCCTACCCATCCCTCGTGAAGGCAGTGAAGGATGCTGCTAAACCAGCTACTCCCGACAGCCCTAAGCCTCTGATTACCCCGTTTGCACTTCAGAGTGTTCAGCTACGGTCAATCAAGAGGCCAGAGAAGGATATTAATGGCAAATCAGACCACGTCACAGCTCAGGAAACATGGGCGGACCTCCCTCGGAGTCTACAGTCCCAGAAGCTGGAGAGATCTCACTCCCAGCTGCATTCTACTGTGTTACCCGTGTTTAACAGCTCCCCAGAAGAAGATTTCCGCAATTCCTCACCATCGCCTGTGTCAAAGCTCTTAGAAGAGTTGTCATTTGACTGCAGCGACACAGATGAGACACCAGACAGTGCCGTCTCAAACGGGAAAGCTGCGGATCAGAGTTACACTCTTTCAAGCGGAAAAGATTATGATGAAGAGCAGGAATCACTGCCAAGTCCCCCACAGATGTCCCGGAGCTCCCCCGTCAAACAGAAGCCCCCAGCTGTCTCCAAGAAACCCAAACTCTCTTTTCTCCCACCATTTAGCACCAAACTAATCGACGAACAGGTTCCAGCTCAGACTATAACCAGCCTGTCCCAAACAGAAGACCAAGTGGATGCTCTGCAGggacagacaaagaaagaggagagagaggaggagagccagcAACAGGAGGAGATTTCAGAGCCATTAGCTGGGAGCAGTGAAGCATCCACTGAAATCCAGGACGAGTCCAGAATCTCTACTCCTGTCTGCCAGGAGACGAGTCTGGACAACGGACCGTGTAGCAATGGAGAGGCCTACgatgaggaagacgaggacggtGATGGAACGAGCAGCACGACTGGATCCATCAGCTCCAAGGAGGACGACGCAG GTGAAGTGTTCGACTCCAGGACGGCTGAATCGTCTCCGGCCCCGTCAGCCAACGGGGCGTCCGAGCAGAACATGGTGACCCCCTCTCCCACGCGGCCCAGAACCACCGAGGACCTCTTTGCCGCCATTCACAG AGAGGGCATGCAGCGGGTGGGTGCGTCCTTTCTAGAGAG GTCAAAGCGCAAGATCCTGGGTCGCAAGGAGTCTGACGAGGACAAGTCCCGAGCTGGGAGCCAGCCACAGTCTCCGCCCGCCACCCCTACGGCCACGTCCCCGGGGGCGGCGTCCTCTCTGGCGCGGCAGTCGGGCTCCATCCAACGCAACCTCCGCAAGTCGGCCACCAGCAGCGACACCTTCAAGGCCCTTCTCCTCAAGAAGGGCAGCCGCTCGGAGACCAGCTTCAGGATGTCCGCTACCGAGATGCTCCGCTCCACCGACCCTCGCTTCCAGCGAACGCGGTCCGAGTCGGAGTTGGACTCCCCCGCTGCTTCGCCCTCCCCGCCGACCACCCCGCACAGCCCCTGCGCCTCCCCCGGCCGCAGTAAACGGGCGACAGACGAGTGGAGCCGCTACGAGGCCTTGGCTCTGTCCTCGCCGACTTCGCCGTCCTTTTCAATGAGCGGGTTTAGGTACGGGCGCTCTCGCACGCCGCCCTCGGCCGCCAGCAGCAAGTACAATGCGCGCTGCCGAATCCTCAGCAGCCCAATGACAGTAATCTGCGAACGTGAGGGGGAGTTGGCCGAGAGCGAATACGGGGACACTGCAGAAACTCTGTCTGGAGCCGCCATCCACGCTCGCCCCTTGCTCAAAGGCTCCAACGGCACTTTATCTGGAGAGAGCAGCAGTTAG